A window of the Cynocephalus volans isolate mCynVol1 chromosome 10, mCynVol1.pri, whole genome shotgun sequence genome harbors these coding sequences:
- the ZGLP1 gene encoding GATA-type zinc finger protein 1, which produces MEAEPTPDSSDSSSMLPDLLAPPWLDPELPAGLPARQETRTPECLRPGSRSFWSSYQDSVTALCFLQERADRLAEPPAQDTQAWEPCWEPMALGTLGPLPRARDCKNMQTPISQKCHSLEPPETPPTPHQRRPRKQLNPCQGSEKVDPRFEGVTLKFHIKPDSSLQIIPIYSLASSSRSQTPPAGPAGDPAAHPEGSEALGPRRCASCRTQRTPLWRDAEDGTPLCNACGIRYKKYGTRCSSCWLVPRKSVQPKRLCGRCGLSLDPHQGPAQEG; this is translated from the exons ATGGAGGCCGAGCCGACTCCAGACTCTTCGGATTCCTCCTCGATGCTGCCAGATCTGCTGGCGCCACCTTGGCTGGACCCTGAGCTGCCCGCGGGACTCCCCGCCCGGCAGGAGACGAGGACCCCGGAGTGCCTTAGACCCGGTAGCAG GTCCTTCTGGTCCTCATACCAGGACTCAGTCACTGCCCTGTGCTTCCTCCAAGAGAGAGCAGACAGGCTGGCTGAGCCCCCCGCCCAGGACACCCAGGCCTGGGAGCCCTGCTGGGAGCCCATGGCCCTGGGGACTCTAGGCCCCCTGCCTCGGGCCAGGGATTGCAAGAATATGCAGACCCCAATCAGCCAGAAGTGCCACAGCCTGGAGCCCCCGGAGACTCCCCCAACCCCACACCAGAGAAGGCCCCGGAAGCAGCTGAACCCCTGCCAAGGCAGCGAGAAAGTGGACCCCAGGTTTGAGGGGGTGACTCTGAAGTTTCATATAAAGCCGGATTCCAGCCTACAGATCATACCCATATACAG CCTGGCCAGTAGCAGCCGTTCTCAGACACCTCCTGCAGGCCCTGCCGGGGACCCTGCAGCCCATCCTGAAGGCAGCGAGGCTCTGG GGCCCCGGCGCTGTGCCTCCTGTAGGACCCAGAGAACCCCACTCTGGAGAGATGCTGAAGATGGGACCCCTCTCTGCAATGCCTGTGGTATCAG GTACAAGAAATACGGCACCCGCTGCTCCAGCTGCTGGCTGGTGCCCAGGAAAAGTGTCCAGCCCAAGAGACTTTGTGGCAGATGCGGGTTGTCCCTGGATCCCCACCAAGGCCCAGCTCAGGAAGGGTAA
- the FDX2 gene encoding ferredoxin-2, mitochondrial isoform X3 codes for MAASVSRSGVKARVLLQAARGAWWSRPGGCSGSEEAAAPATTRKFRTTGSRPAGEEEAGGPERPEDVVNVVFVDRSGQRIPVSGRVGDNVLHLAQRHGVDLEARLHFLPAGACEASLACSTCHVYVSEDHLDLLPPPEERRTRDWAARSC; via the exons ATGGCCGCTTCCGTGTCCCGGAGCGGCGTGAAAGCCAGGGTCCTGTTGCAGGCTGCTAGGGGCGCCTGGTGGAGCAGACCAGGGGGTTGTTCGGGGTCCGAGGAGGCAGCGGCGCCAGCGACAACGAGGAAATTCCGGACGACAG GCTCACGCCCGGCGGGAGAAGAGGAGGCCGGGGGCCCTGAGCGGCCCGAGGATGT GGTGAATGTAGTGTTCGTAGACCGGTCTGGCCAGCGGATCCCAGTGAGCGGCAGAGTTGGGGACAATGTTCTCCACCTGGCCCAGCGCCATGGGGTGGACCTGGAAG CGAGACTCCACTTCCTGCCCGCAGGGGCCTGTGAAGCCTCCCTGGCGTGCTCCACCTGCCACGTGTACGTGAGCGAAGACCACCTGGACCTCCTACCCCCTCctgaggagag GAGAACTCGCGATTGGGCTGCCAGATCGTGCTGA
- the RAVER1 gene encoding ribonucleoprotein PTB-binding 1 isoform X2 — protein sequence MAADVSVTHRPPLSPEAGAEVEAGDAAERRAPEEELPQLDPEEILKRLEHTERQFRNRRKILIRGLPGDVTNQEVHDLLSDYELKYCFVDKYKGTAFVTLLNGEQAEAAISTFHQSRLRERELSVQLQPTDALLCVANLPPSLTQQQFEELVRPFGSLERCFLVYSEHTGHSKGYGFAEYMKKDSAARAKSDLLGKPLGPRTLYVHWMDAGQLTPALLHSRCLCVDHLPPGFSDVDALRRALSAVHTPTFCQLACGQDGQLKGFAVLEYETAEMAEEAQQRADGLALGGSHLRVSFCAPGPPGRSMLAALIAAQATALNRGKGLLPEPNILQLLNHLGPSAPLHLLLNPLLHGNAGGKQGLLGAPPAVPLLNGPALSTALLQLALQTQSQKKPGILGDSPLGALQPGAQPANPLLGELSAGGGLPPELPHRRGKPPPLLPPLLGPSGGDREAMGLGPPAAQLTPPPAPMGLRGSGLRGLQKDSGPLPMPPGVSLLGEPPKDYRIPLNPYLNLHSLLPASNLVGKEARGWGGTGRSRHPADGPLPNPPAPGGGGGGGSGSSKAFQLKSHLLSPLTSARLPPEPGLPDSYSFDYPSEMGPRQLFSHPREPALGPHGANRHKMSPPPSGFSERSGGGSGGPMSHFYSGSPTSYFTSGLQAGLKQSHLNKSAPPHWALVKGSWASALGPMVTATY from the exons ATGGCGGCCGACGTGTCCGTTACTCACCGGCCCCCACTGagcccggaggctggggccgagGTTGAAGCCGGGGATGCCGCGGAGCGCCGGGCTCCCGAAGAAGAGTTGCCGCAGCTAGATCCAGAAGAGATCCTGAAACGCCTGGAACATACCGAGCGCCAGTTCCGTAACCGTCGCAAAATACTGATCCGGGGCCTCCCGGGGGACGTTACCAACCAG GAAGTGCATGACCTGCTCAGCGACTATGAACTCAAGTACTGTTTTGTGGACAAATACAAAGGGACAG CCTTCGTGACCCTTCTGAACGGGGAGCAGGCTGAGGCAGCCATCAGCACCTTCCACCAGAGCCGCCTGCGGGAGCGGGAGCTGTCGGTGCAGCTGCAGCCCACGGATGCCCTGCTGTGCGTGGCCAACCTGCCCCCTAGCCTCACTCAGCAGCAGTTCGAGGAGCTGGTGCGGCCCTTCGGGAGCCTGGAGCGCTGCTTCCTGGTCtacagtgagcacaccggccactCCAAGGGCTACGGCTTTGCCGAGTACATGAAGAAGGACTCGGCTGCCCGCGCCAAGTCAGATCTGCTGGGCAAGCCGCTGGGCCCACGCACTCTTTACGTGCACTGGATGGATGCTGGGCAGCTGACGCCCGCCCTGCTGCACTCCCGCTGCCTCTGTGTCGACCACTTGCCTCCTGGCTTCAGCGATGTAGACGCCCTACGCCGGGCGCTGTCGGCCGTCCACACTCCCACCTTCTGCCAG ctggcgtGCGGCCAGGACGGGCAGCTGAAGGGCTTCGCTGTGCTGGAGTATGAGACAGCCGAGATGGCAGAGGAGGCGCAGCAGCGGGCGGACGGCCTGGCCCTGGGGGGCAGCCACCTGCGCGTCTCCTTCTGCGCCCCTGGGCCCCCTGGCCGCAGCATGCTGGCCGCGCTCATCGCTGCCCAGGCAACT GCCCTCAATCGAGGCAAGGGGCTCCTGCCTGAGCCCAACATCCTACAGCTGCTCAACCACCTGGGGCCATCTGCCCCCCTGCACCTGCTCCTCAACCCCCTGCTGCATGGCAACGCAGGGGGCAAGCAGG GCCTGCTGGGCGCCCCCCCGGCCGTGCCACTGCTCAATGGGCCCGCCCTGTCCACAGCACTGCTGCAGCTTGCCCTGCAGACCCAGAGCCAGAAG AAGCCTGGGATCCTGGGAGACTCACCCCTGGGCGCCCTGCAGCCTGGGGCCCAGCCGGCTAACCCCCTTCTCGGGGAGCTGTCCGCAG GGGGGGGCCTGCCCCCGGAGCTGCCGCACCGGCGAGGGAAGCCACCGCCCCTGCTGCCACCTCTGCTTGGCCCCTCTGGGGGTGACCGGGAGGCCATGGGACTGGGTCCCCCAGCAGCCCAGCTCactccaccccctgcccccatggGGCTCCGAGGCAGTGGCCTCAGAGGCCTCCAGAAAGACAGCGGGCCTCTGCCCATGCCCCCTGGA GTGTCGCTGCTGGGGGAGCCCCCCAAGGACTACCGGATCCCTCTGAACCCCTACCTGAACCTACACAGCCTGCTCCCAGCCAGCAACCTGGTGGGTAAggaggccaggggctggggaggcacCGGGAGAAGCCGCCACCCAGCTGACGGCCCCCTGCCTAACCCCCCGGCCcccggtggtggtggtggaggtggcagtggcagcagcaaaGCCTTCCAGCTCAAGTCCCACCTGCTCAGCCCCCTCACCAGTGCCCGCCTGCCCCCTGAACCAGGGCTGCCCGACAGCTACAGCTTCGACTACCCCTCG gAAATGGGACCTCGGCAGCTCTTCTCCCACCCACGGGAGCCAGCCCTCGGGCCTCACGGAGCCAACCGCCACAAG ATGTCCCCCCCACCCAGTGGCTTCAGCGAGCGGAGtggtgggggcagtggggggcccaTGTCTCACTTCTATTCGGGCTCCCCCACTTCCTACTTCACCAGcggcctgcaggctggcctcaAGCAGAGCCACCTCAACAAG TCGGCTCCTCCCCACTGGGCTCTGGTGAAGGGCTCCTGGGCCTCGGCCCTGGGCCCAATGGTCACAGCCACCTACTGA
- the RAVER1 gene encoding ribonucleoprotein PTB-binding 1 isoform X1 yields the protein MAADVSVTHRPPLSPEAGAEVEAGDAAERRAPEEELPQLDPEEILKRLEHTERQFRNRRKILIRGLPGDVTNQEVHDLLSDYELKYCFVDKYKGTAFVTLLNGEQAEAAISTFHQSRLRERELSVQLQPTDALLCVANLPPSLTQQQFEELVRPFGSLERCFLVYSEHTGHSKGYGFAEYMKKDSAARAKSDLLGKPLGPRTLYVHWMDAGQLTPALLHSRCLCVDHLPPGFSDVDALRRALSAVHTPTFCQLACGQDGQLKGFAVLEYETAEMAEEAQQRADGLALGGSHLRVSFCAPGPPGRSMLAALIAAQATALNRGKGLLPEPNILQLLNHLGPSAPLHLLLNPLLHGNAGGKQGLLGAPPAVPLLNGPALSTALLQLALQTQSQKKPGILGDSPLGALQPGAQPANPLLGELSAGGGLPPELPHRRGKPPPLLPPLLGPSGGDREAMGLGPPAAQLTPPPAPMGLRGSGLRGLQKDSGPLPMPPGVSLLGEPPKDYRIPLNPYLNLHSLLPASNLVGKEARGWGGTGRSRHPADGPLPNPPAPGGGGGGGSGSSKAFQLKSHLLSPLTSARLPPEPGLPDSYSFDYPSEMGPRQLFSHPREPALGPHGANRHKMSPPPSGFSERSGGGSGGPMSHFYSGSPTSYFTSGLQAGLKQSHLNKAVGSSPLGSGEGLLGLGPGPNGHSHLLKTPLGGQKRSFAHLLPSPEPSPEGSYVGQHSQGLGGHYADSYLKRKRIF from the exons ATGGCGGCCGACGTGTCCGTTACTCACCGGCCCCCACTGagcccggaggctggggccgagGTTGAAGCCGGGGATGCCGCGGAGCGCCGGGCTCCCGAAGAAGAGTTGCCGCAGCTAGATCCAGAAGAGATCCTGAAACGCCTGGAACATACCGAGCGCCAGTTCCGTAACCGTCGCAAAATACTGATCCGGGGCCTCCCGGGGGACGTTACCAACCAG GAAGTGCATGACCTGCTCAGCGACTATGAACTCAAGTACTGTTTTGTGGACAAATACAAAGGGACAG CCTTCGTGACCCTTCTGAACGGGGAGCAGGCTGAGGCAGCCATCAGCACCTTCCACCAGAGCCGCCTGCGGGAGCGGGAGCTGTCGGTGCAGCTGCAGCCCACGGATGCCCTGCTGTGCGTGGCCAACCTGCCCCCTAGCCTCACTCAGCAGCAGTTCGAGGAGCTGGTGCGGCCCTTCGGGAGCCTGGAGCGCTGCTTCCTGGTCtacagtgagcacaccggccactCCAAGGGCTACGGCTTTGCCGAGTACATGAAGAAGGACTCGGCTGCCCGCGCCAAGTCAGATCTGCTGGGCAAGCCGCTGGGCCCACGCACTCTTTACGTGCACTGGATGGATGCTGGGCAGCTGACGCCCGCCCTGCTGCACTCCCGCTGCCTCTGTGTCGACCACTTGCCTCCTGGCTTCAGCGATGTAGACGCCCTACGCCGGGCGCTGTCGGCCGTCCACACTCCCACCTTCTGCCAG ctggcgtGCGGCCAGGACGGGCAGCTGAAGGGCTTCGCTGTGCTGGAGTATGAGACAGCCGAGATGGCAGAGGAGGCGCAGCAGCGGGCGGACGGCCTGGCCCTGGGGGGCAGCCACCTGCGCGTCTCCTTCTGCGCCCCTGGGCCCCCTGGCCGCAGCATGCTGGCCGCGCTCATCGCTGCCCAGGCAACT GCCCTCAATCGAGGCAAGGGGCTCCTGCCTGAGCCCAACATCCTACAGCTGCTCAACCACCTGGGGCCATCTGCCCCCCTGCACCTGCTCCTCAACCCCCTGCTGCATGGCAACGCAGGGGGCAAGCAGG GCCTGCTGGGCGCCCCCCCGGCCGTGCCACTGCTCAATGGGCCCGCCCTGTCCACAGCACTGCTGCAGCTTGCCCTGCAGACCCAGAGCCAGAAG AAGCCTGGGATCCTGGGAGACTCACCCCTGGGCGCCCTGCAGCCTGGGGCCCAGCCGGCTAACCCCCTTCTCGGGGAGCTGTCCGCAG GGGGGGGCCTGCCCCCGGAGCTGCCGCACCGGCGAGGGAAGCCACCGCCCCTGCTGCCACCTCTGCTTGGCCCCTCTGGGGGTGACCGGGAGGCCATGGGACTGGGTCCCCCAGCAGCCCAGCTCactccaccccctgcccccatggGGCTCCGAGGCAGTGGCCTCAGAGGCCTCCAGAAAGACAGCGGGCCTCTGCCCATGCCCCCTGGA GTGTCGCTGCTGGGGGAGCCCCCCAAGGACTACCGGATCCCTCTGAACCCCTACCTGAACCTACACAGCCTGCTCCCAGCCAGCAACCTGGTGGGTAAggaggccaggggctggggaggcacCGGGAGAAGCCGCCACCCAGCTGACGGCCCCCTGCCTAACCCCCCGGCCcccggtggtggtggtggaggtggcagtggcagcagcaaaGCCTTCCAGCTCAAGTCCCACCTGCTCAGCCCCCTCACCAGTGCCCGCCTGCCCCCTGAACCAGGGCTGCCCGACAGCTACAGCTTCGACTACCCCTCG gAAATGGGACCTCGGCAGCTCTTCTCCCACCCACGGGAGCCAGCCCTCGGGCCTCACGGAGCCAACCGCCACAAG ATGTCCCCCCCACCCAGTGGCTTCAGCGAGCGGAGtggtgggggcagtggggggcccaTGTCTCACTTCTATTCGGGCTCCCCCACTTCCTACTTCACCAGcggcctgcaggctggcctcaAGCAGAGCCACCTCAACAAG GCAGTCGGCTCCTCCCCACTGGGCTCTGGTGAAGGGCTCCTGGGCCTCGGCCCTGGGCCCAATGGTCACAGCCACCTACTGAAG ACCCCACTGGGCGGCCAGAAACGCAGCTTCGCCCACCTGCTGCCCTCACCTGAGCCCAGCCCGGAAGGCAGCTACGTGGGCCAGCACTCCCAGGGCCTCGGCGGCCACTACGCAGACTCCTACCTGAAGCGGAAGAGGATTTTCTAG
- the ICAM3 gene encoding LOW QUALITY PROTEIN: intercellular adhesion molecule 3 (The sequence of the model RefSeq protein was modified relative to this genomic sequence to represent the inferred CDS: inserted 2 bases in 1 codon; deleted 1 base in 1 codon; substituted 2 bases at 2 genomic stop codons) encodes MVPSWPLPGACWALLTFCCVLPSGTQGQEFLLRVEPQDPVLPAGGSLLVNCSTRCPHAELISLETSLSKEWAGNGLGWAAFWLSNVTDDSRVLCSSFCNGSQMISSSGITVYRFPESVELAPLPPWQPVGKNFTLHCQVVGGEPRAHLTAVLLRGEEELSRQLVVGKPANVTATVLASRGDHRANFSCRTELDLRPLGLVLFQNTSAPRRLRTFVLPATAPRLEVPQFLEVGTSWQVDCTLEGLFPASEAHVQLALGNQMLKPVVKSHGDTLMATAMARADQEGAWEIVCNMTLGGESREAHSLTVFGFLGPILKLSEPNVTEGSTVNVTLEAEARVXIMLDGVPPARPGQPAQLQLNVTESADGRNFFCNATLQVDGEILHRNRSIQLRVLYGPKIDQAKCPQRLAWKDKTTHVLRCXAPGNPVLQLRCLQEGSSLELPVGIPFFVXGIYHCWAGRARGHYTLVVVTDVQDRNSRSVNVVMGVLVILGVVVVTGALTYVFGMKRSGIYHVKQESTSLPLTSVQSNGANEAVELRDPWDPEPKRTGVLAVSPGSASIKPLDSLVCGLIPRASRDNRPARALNGTAEAEGGGAYSAQTGLEL; translated from the exons ATGGTGCCCTCCTGGCCGCTGCCCGGGGCCTGCTGGGCTCTGCTCACCTTCTGCTGTGTGCTGCCCTCAG GTACCCAGGGGCAGGAGTTCCTGCTGCGGGTGGAGCCCCAGGACCCAGTGCTTCCTGCTGGAGGGTCCCTCCTGGTAAACTGTAGTACCCGTTGCCCCCATGCTGAGCTCATCAGTCTGGAGACGTCTCTGTCAAAGGAATGGGCAGGTAATGGCCTGGGCTGGGCAGCCTTCTGGCTCAGCAACGTGACTGATGACAGCCGCGTCCTCTGCTCCAGCTTCTGCAATGGCTCCCAGATGATCAGCTCCTCTGGCATCACTGTGTACC GGTTCCCGGAGTCCGTGGAGCTGGCGCCCCTGCCCCCCTGGCAGCCCGTGGGCAAGAACTTCACCCTGCACTGCCAGGTGGTGGGCGGGGAGCCCCGGGCCCACCTCACCGCAGTGCTGCTTCGCGGGGAAGAGGAGCTGAGCAGACAGCTGGTAGTGGGGAAGCCTGCCAATGTCACGGCCACGGTGCTGGCGAGCAGAGGTGATCACCGCGCCAATTTCTCTTGCCGCACAGAACTCGACCTGCGGCCCCTAGGACTGGTACTGTTCCAGAACACCTCGGCCCCCCGACGCCTCCGAACTTTCG TCCTGCCCGCGACCGCTCCACGCCTCGAGGTCCCCCAGTTCTTGGAAGTGGGAACATCATGGCAGGTGGACTGCACCCTGGAGGGGCTGTTCCCTGCCTCTGAGGCCCATGTCCAACTGGCGCTGGGGAACCAGATGCTGAAACCTGTAGTCAAAAGCCACGGGGACACGCTCATGGCCACGGCCATGGCGCGTGCCGATCAGGAGGGTGCCTGGGAGATTGTGTGCAACATGACCCTGGGGGGCGAGAGTCGCGAGGCCCACAGCTTGACAGTCTTTG GTTTCCTAGGGCCCATTCTGAAGCTGAGTGAGCCCAACGTCACCGAGGGGTCCACAGTGAATGTAACTTTAGAGGCCGAGGCCCGAGTCTAGATCATGCTGGACGGGGTTCCACCCGCGAGGCCGGGGCAGCCCGCCCAGCTTCAGCTAAATGTCACCGAGAGCGCCGACGGGCGCAACTTCTTCTGTAATGCCACCCTCCAGGTGGACGGGGAGATCTTGCACAGGAACAGGAGCATTCAGCTGCGTGTCCTGT ACGGTCCCAAGATTGACCAAGCCAAATGTCCCCAGCGCTTGGCGTGGAAAGATAAAACTACGCATGTCCTGCGTTGCTAGGCCCCGGGCAACCCGGTCCTCCAGTTACGGTGTTTGCAGGAAGGCTCCAGTCTTGAGTTGCCCGTCGGGATCCCATTCTTCGT AGGCATTTATCACTGCTGGGCGGGCCGGGCCCGTGGGCAC TACACCCTGGTCGTGGTGACAGATGTTCAGG ATCGGAACTCTCGCTCCGTCAACGTCGTCATGGGGGTGTTGGTGATCCTGGGAGTGGTGGTTGTCACAGGGGCCTTAACGTACGTCTTCGGGATGAAGCGGAGCGGCATCTACCACGTGAAACAGGAGAGCACCTCGCTGCCCCTCACGTCTGTACAATCcaatggg GCCAACGAGGCGGTGGAGCTGCGGGACCCCTGGGATCCTGAGCCAAAGAGGACTGGGGTTTTGGCTGTATCCCCGGGTTCCGCATCAATAAAGCCTTTAGACTCCCTTGTCTGTGGCTTGATTCCACGCGCGTCCCGCGACAACCGCCCTGCGCGTGCACTGAATGGAACCGCTGAGGCGGAAGGGGGAGGAGCTTATAGCGCCCAGACGGGACTTGAACTCTGA
- the FDX2 gene encoding ferredoxin-2, mitochondrial isoform X1, whose amino-acid sequence MAASVSRSGVKARVLLQAARGAWWSRPGGCSGSEEAAAPATTRKFRTTGSRPAGEEEAGGPERPEDVVNVVFVDRSGQRIPVSGRVGDNVLHLAQRHGVDLEARLHFLPAGACEASLACSTCHVYVSEDHLDLLPPPEEREDDMLDMAPLLQENSRLGCQIVLTPELEGAEFTLPKITRNFYVDGHVPKPH is encoded by the exons ATGGCCGCTTCCGTGTCCCGGAGCGGCGTGAAAGCCAGGGTCCTGTTGCAGGCTGCTAGGGGCGCCTGGTGGAGCAGACCAGGGGGTTGTTCGGGGTCCGAGGAGGCAGCGGCGCCAGCGACAACGAGGAAATTCCGGACGACAG GCTCACGCCCGGCGGGAGAAGAGGAGGCCGGGGGCCCTGAGCGGCCCGAGGATGT GGTGAATGTAGTGTTCGTAGACCGGTCTGGCCAGCGGATCCCAGTGAGCGGCAGAGTTGGGGACAATGTTCTCCACCTGGCCCAGCGCCATGGGGTGGACCTGGAAG CGAGACTCCACTTCCTGCCCGCAGGGGCCTGTGAAGCCTCCCTGGCGTGCTCCACCTGCCACGTGTACGTGAGCGAAGACCACCTGGACCTCCTACCCCCTCctgaggagag GGAAGACGACATGCTGGACATGGCTCCCCTCCTCCAGGAGAACTCGCGATTGGGCTGCCAGATCGTGCTGACGCCAGAGCTGGAAGGGGCTGAATTCACCCTGCCCAAGATCACCAGGAACTTCTACGTGGACGGCCATGTCCCCAAGCCCCATTGA
- the FDX2 gene encoding ferredoxin-2, mitochondrial isoform X2 codes for MAASVSRSGVKARVLLQAARGAWWSRPGGCSGSEEAAAPATTRKFRTTGSRPAGEEEAGGPERPEDVVNVVFVDRSGQRIPVSGRVGDNVLHLAQRHGVDLEGACEASLACSTCHVYVSEDHLDLLPPPEEREDDMLDMAPLLQENSRLGCQIVLTPELEGAEFTLPKITRNFYVDGHVPKPH; via the exons ATGGCCGCTTCCGTGTCCCGGAGCGGCGTGAAAGCCAGGGTCCTGTTGCAGGCTGCTAGGGGCGCCTGGTGGAGCAGACCAGGGGGTTGTTCGGGGTCCGAGGAGGCAGCGGCGCCAGCGACAACGAGGAAATTCCGGACGACAG GCTCACGCCCGGCGGGAGAAGAGGAGGCCGGGGGCCCTGAGCGGCCCGAGGATGT GGTGAATGTAGTGTTCGTAGACCGGTCTGGCCAGCGGATCCCAGTGAGCGGCAGAGTTGGGGACAATGTTCTCCACCTGGCCCAGCGCCATGGGGTGGACCTGGAAG GGGCCTGTGAAGCCTCCCTGGCGTGCTCCACCTGCCACGTGTACGTGAGCGAAGACCACCTGGACCTCCTACCCCCTCctgaggagag GGAAGACGACATGCTGGACATGGCTCCCCTCCTCCAGGAGAACTCGCGATTGGGCTGCCAGATCGTGCTGACGCCAGAGCTGGAAGGGGCTGAATTCACCCTGCCCAAGATCACCAGGAACTTCTACGTGGACGGCCATGTCCCCAAGCCCCATTGA